One Amblyomma americanum isolate KBUSLIRL-KWMA chromosome 8, ASM5285725v1, whole genome shotgun sequence DNA window includes the following coding sequences:
- the LOC144100654 gene encoding transcription factor Adf-1-like, protein MATSAKASRVEFNDKLIGAIQKRPILWDSTRKDFKEQRKRMAAWAEVATEVGCDPEDNNLQGRWKSLRDTFTKKHRAWKTGAPSGSGAADAQHVKWPYFHMMMFLKDQVDIGRWSRTS, encoded by the exons ATGGCTACGTCGGCGAAAGCATCACGCGTGGAGTTTAACGACAAACTTATAGGCGCGATACAGAAGCGTCCCATATTGTGGGACAGCACAAGGAAGGATTTCAAGGAGCAGAGGAAGAGGATGGCGGCGTGGGCCGAAGTGGCCACCGAAGTTGGATGTGACCCGGAAG ACAATAATCTACAGGGGCGGTGGAAGAGTCTTCGTGATACATTCACGAAGAAGCACCGCGCGTGGAAGACTGGTGCGCCAAGTGGCTCGGGAGCTGCTGATGCACAGCACGTGAAGTGGCCCTATTTCCACATGATGATGTTTCTAAAAGATCAGGTGGATATTGGCAG ATGGAGCAGAACCTCCTGA